The Acidithiobacillus ferrooxidans ATCC 23270 genomic interval GAACGCAACGGCACCTCTCCGACGGTGAACATTTTGCTGCTGTCTCCGTGATAGCCATCCTTGATAACCGTGACGTCGATGTTGAGCATGTCGCCATCCCTGATGACGCGCTCGCCGGGAATGCCGTGACAGATCACATGGTTGAGAGAGATGCAGACGGATTTGGGAAAGGGCGGATATTCCGGGCTGGGCTGATAGTGGAGCGGTGCGGGAATGCCCTGCAGATCGTTGACGATATAGTCGTGGCAGATGCGGTCCAGTTCATCGGTGGTAACGCCGGCTTTGACGTGGGGACCGATCATCTTCAGCACCATGGCCGTGAGCCGGCCCGCCACCCGCATTTTTTCCACTTCTTCTGCGGTCTTGATGCTGCCCTGGGGGGACGTTTTGCTGCGTTGTAACATGCTGTTCTCCTGATGCGGCTAAAAGAGAAGCGGTTCCGCCACACTGAGGCTTATTTTATCAGGACTGAGGCGGGTCCGGTAGGCCAGAATTTCCACACCGTCGGTGCGTGCCCGGCGCAGTGCCTTCCCATAGGCCGGATCAATGGCGTCTGCGGGCGCAAAACCCCGACCGTCTTCCCGGCCGATCAGGAAAAGCATCACCGCGCGCCCGCCGCCGCGGACCACCTCCGTCAATGCCCCCAGATGACGCAGGGCGCGGCTGCTGACGGCATCGGGGAAGCGGATCACACCGTCTTCCTCCAGCAGGGTGCAGGATTTTACCTCTACGTAGCAGGGCGGCCGGCCTTCGGAACTGAGCAGGACATCCACCCGCTCATGACTGCCGTAAGGCACTTCGCGGCGCAGTTGTGCATAATTTTGTAAGGCGGGTATATCGCCCGCAGCGATGGCCTCGGCGACTACGGCATTGGGGTGCTGCGTGTTGATGCAGACCCAGCTGGCGCCGCTCCAGTAGAGTTCCCAGGTCCAGGGAAGTTTGCGTTTAGGGTTGCCGCTCTGGGAGATCAGAATGGGCTGACCGGGTTCGGCGCAACTGCGCATGCTCCCGGAATTAGGGCAGTGCACGGTGATGATCTCGCCGCTGGCCAATGCGCAGTCGGCAAGAAAGCGCTTGTAGCGACGGATCAGGGTGGCAGGGGTGAGGGGCGGCAGGTTCATGACGCTCAGCCTAACGCTGTTCGGCGGCGGCGGCCAGTGGGGTAATGCGATAAAGAAGTTGCCCCTCGGCCATCCGGCTGAGCGCCCAGTCGCGCCACTCTGCGGCAGGGGCGCCACGCAGTCCGGCGGGCGTCATCCAGCCGAGCAGTCGCAAGGTCTCCTCCCAGGCTTGGCTGGGTTCGCCCGCCCAGGCGGGGCTGCCGAGGCTTTTGGACAGCTTGCGACCGTCGGCGTTACA includes:
- the map gene encoding type I methionyl aminopeptidase, with protein sequence MLQRSKTSPQGSIKTAEEVEKMRVAGRLTAMVLKMIGPHVKAGVTTDELDRICHDYIVNDLQGIPAPLHYQPSPEYPPFPKSVCISLNHVICHGIPGERVIRDGDMLNIDVTVIKDGYHGDSSKMFTVGEVPLRSRRVMEVAHEAMVRGIQQVRPGATLGDIGHAIQSYAEAQHCSIVREFCGHGIGRKFHDEPQVLHYGNPGEGIELVPGMTFTIEPMVNAGKRYIKALPDGWTIVTKDHSASAQWEHTILVTDDGYEILTQLPGDPV
- the sfsA gene encoding DNA/RNA nuclease SfsA, whose product is MNLPPLTPATLIRRYKRFLADCALASGEIITVHCPNSGSMRSCAEPGQPILISQSGNPKRKLPWTWELYWSGASWVCINTQHPNAVVAEAIAAGDIPALQNYAQLRREVPYGSHERVDVLLSSEGRPPCYVEVKSCTLLEEDGVIRFPDAVSSRALRHLGALTEVVRGGGRAVMLFLIGREDGRGFAPADAIDPAYGKALRRARTDGVEILAYRTRLSPDKISLSVAEPLLF